The Bremerella cremea sequence GACGAAAATTCCCAAGGCAATGACCGTGACCACCAACGAGGCCGCGACCATGAAACGAAGAATGCTGGGACCGGTGCCGCTGGCCAGCATAAACTGGCTCCACCAATCGAGCTTCGTCTGCCGCTCGCGCTGGGTTCCCCGGACAAGCGTTTCATACTGTGGAGGAGCAGTCGCCGAGTCAGGGGCAACCTCGGTTTCCTGCTTTCCCAGGTAGATGCTCGCTACTTTGCGTTCGGCTCGCAGCAGTTCTTCCAAGACGGCATCGCGCAGTTCGTCGAAACGGTACTGTATTGGCAAAATCCAGCTATCGACGACTTCCATCCATTTGCCAATGTTCTGCTCGTCGGCCGAAGGAAGATCGAATTTTTCAAAGGCGGCACGCCAATCTTCGATTTCCAGACGTTCCAAAATCGGGGCCGGTAAGCGAACCGTGCTGGCTTGGGAGTCCAGTTTCGCCGCAATCACCTGAACTTCGTTGGCCGCGTTGATGATCTTGCGGAGATTCTTCGCGCTGACTTGCCCAGCGGCGGTGGCCATCATGGTGACATTCGCCAGAAAACCATGGGCATCTTCCAGGTCGGCGTGACTATGGTCGGCGTAATGAAGCAGCATCGTCAAGCTGCGCAGATATTGCGGCCAGCCGTTTCCAACCGCGTGGGCAGCGGCTTCGTGTACCGAACGACAATGCGCGTCGTGTCGTTCGATCTCGGCCAAACAGTGGTCCCGTTCCTGTTTGACCTCGGTGATTAGCTGCGGCAATTTTTGCCGACGAACGACATTACCCCGATAACGAACCACGTTGCCGGTCGCGTCGTAGTGCCCCTGCTGAACCCCTTCCAGCAAGTTGATCTCTTCTTCCAAGCTGCGCAGCTCGGCCAGCTTGCCTTGCAGATGCTCTGGGTAAAGTTCGGTTAATGCGTGCTTGATTTCCTCGCCGGTGGGGTGATCGCCGTAAAGTTGGTTGGCTTCCGCCACGGCCAGCGTAACCGAACGGCCCAAGTAAGCGCCACGGTAGTTTTGGGCAAACGACTCTCGCGAGAACTCTTGATCGACTAGCTGAAGGGCTTCCTCAGTAGGTAGCAACGTGGGCTCTTCTTTCAGCTCGACCTTATCGATCAAGAACTTCGTGACCGATTTTTGGAGCTCTGCCGGATCACGAAAGTACGACCAGGCCGATTCTTCATCGATATCGACCGAAAGATAGGTGCGTTTGGTGTTGGCTTCCCGTTCGGTATTGGGGGGATGGGTCGACCACATCTGTGGCGGCTGGGCCAGTTTCTCGCTGAAGACGCGCGATTGCGCCCCTAGCGTTTCGTAATTCAAAGGCAACCCTTGGTGAGCAGGGTCGTCGAGAATTCGACGCAGGTGTTCCCCAATACGGGTTTGCACGGCGAATAAGTCTTCGACGGCGCGGCCTTTCTGGATTTGCGTGGCCGCGAATTGGCAACTTCTACCCCAATCGTCGTCCGCCGCTTGCAGGCGATAAAGGGCATGGATCAGGGCATCGCTCCCGGTGACCGAAACCGCGACGAGATCGGCCTGGAATTCCATCTCGCGCGAGAGCGCTCGGTGGGCCAGGACCACCCAGCGAAAGACGGCCTCCATCACGGCTCGAATCGACCACACCACCAAACGCATGATCCAGCCAATCCAAGCCAGACGCAGGTCGATTCGTGAAATGAAATCGAGCGTTCGGTCGAGAAAATCGCGTTTGGCAATGATCGCCGCCGCGATTTGTTCCCCCACATAAACCCAGCTACCAACGGCCATCGAGCGCTGCGCAAAGTGACCAAACTCGTGCGCCAAGACCGCCGTCAGCTCAGTGCGGTTCAAGGAGTTCACCAAGCCTAAGCCGATCGTCAGATTCTTTTTCGAGGGAATGATGAGGTTTAAAATCGATAGATCGTAAAACACACTCGCGTTCACGCCAGGGCAAAGAAACACGCGATGAGGTCGGGGGGCGCCGACTCGATCGGCCAGCTGATAAAGAAACTCGAACAACTCTGGCTGATCGGCAGGCGTGATCTCGCGACCGGGGTCTTCGTCGCCGTGACGAACGAACAACAACGCCTTCCACAGGAAGATCGCCAGAAAAGCAAACGGAATCGCGGTAAAGAACGCCGGAACTGCCCCAGGCCCGCCAGCGATTACTCCTAAGACCATGCGGTAGGTGGTGTAGGTAAACCAACTCGCCATCCCGACGTACAACACCAGAAACGTCAATAAACCGAGCAGTGCCAACCAAACGCGGCGACGATACGACGCGGACGCCTTAGCAAAATCGGGTGGGGTGTGAATCTTTGGGAGTAAGTCAGAGGAGCTCACGAGGAGAACCCTTTGCTAGAGGGGGGAATAATCGAAAGCTCAAAGATAACAATCTGAAGTTGCCTATGCGACAAAAATTGAACACATGAGGTGGAATTTTCTTAGACGGGCGTGCTGTTCCGAAAAACTTACCGCGAACGGCACACCCAATCGAACGCAGCACTCCACGGTTTCGTGGCGTGCTTGTTGAAAAAGGTGGCGTACGTAGAGTTTACGGGCGTGCCCCGAAGCGACGACGGAAGTCGCGAGGAGGAGAGCCATCGC is a genomic window containing:
- a CDS encoding M48 family metalloprotease encodes the protein MSSSDLLPKIHTPPDFAKASASYRRRVWLALLGLLTFLVLYVGMASWFTYTTYRMVLGVIAGGPGAVPAFFTAIPFAFLAIFLWKALLFVRHGDEDPGREITPADQPELFEFLYQLADRVGAPRPHRVFLCPGVNASVFYDLSILNLIIPSKKNLTIGLGLVNSLNRTELTAVLAHEFGHFAQRSMAVGSWVYVGEQIAAAIIAKRDFLDRTLDFISRIDLRLAWIGWIMRLVVWSIRAVMEAVFRWVVLAHRALSREMEFQADLVAVSVTGSDALIHALYRLQAADDDWGRSCQFAATQIQKGRAVEDLFAVQTRIGEHLRRILDDPAHQGLPLNYETLGAQSRVFSEKLAQPPQMWSTHPPNTEREANTKRTYLSVDIDEESAWSYFRDPAELQKSVTKFLIDKVELKEEPTLLPTEEALQLVDQEFSRESFAQNYRGAYLGRSVTLAVAEANQLYGDHPTGEEIKHALTELYPEHLQGKLAELRSLEEEINLLEGVQQGHYDATGNVVRYRGNVVRRQKLPQLITEVKQERDHCLAEIERHDAHCRSVHEAAAHAVGNGWPQYLRSLTMLLHYADHSHADLEDAHGFLANVTMMATAAGQVSAKNLRKIINAANEVQVIAAKLDSQASTVRLPAPILERLEIEDWRAAFEKFDLPSADEQNIGKWMEVVDSWILPIQYRFDELRDAVLEELLRAERKVASIYLGKQETEVAPDSATAPPQYETLVRGTQRERQTKLDWWSQFMLASGTGPSILRFMVAASLVVTVIALGIFVGTADVTIYNGLNTPVAIQMNNRELTLVPRQHHRLTVGTFQTLHFTTKTTDGREIESISERPSAAFGHYVYNVAGAAPLIEWDEVYGNATPKPARIVGAPRWVETSAQHVFENPPNQVKTKSEGATRSVLSNPLEDSPFEMLAVLGENGPQREQVIRAHARFDSPESPSLFFWLSQAETLPDFSDILTQRLAAHPNDVAVLRLLYDKAEPAEQVKIKQQQLKQAAEHPQDPNWQYIAARLMPHGPEQDERFIALLDQWPDNPWLNNAVAYIFARQGNWQKALSYYQACLQKPCALQSEAAVVMARLRRADANGAEVQYNDLTFHSNNLKMILEMESGNRFQGTPMSMFQFLSKGQLEQAYQVGGGENMEPFMLDLFAASSGAPQAAQDKALARPVAEIEEGRTLPYLAALAARNGKDPEPYLQRLQDLAAKPGESDNLADVIRQAIAAGKPSDDLAERLQTLDPIERGMALAAIAMLYPDQLAEKWKQQARGLLFVMERPYIK